The following are from one region of the Mycolicibacterium diernhoferi genome:
- a CDS encoding acyltransferase family protein, translating into MMTLAPSRPAARTGSAPAAKPRSGTRDSGFYRHDLDGLRGVAIALVAVFHVWFGRVSGGVDVFLALSGFFFGGRLLRAALDTSTVLRPVPEVVRLVRRLLPALIVVLAAGAVLTILIQPETRWETFADQSLASLGYYQNWELASTASDYLRAGETVSPLQHIWSMSVQGQFYIALLAIIFAFAYLLRRPLGRHLRWVFIVVLTALTVASFVYAIIAHNTDQAVAYYNSFARAWELTLGALIGALVPYVRWPMWVRTVVATVSLLAILLCGWFIDGVNEFPGPWTLVPVGATVLFILSAANRAADPHTGGKLPLPNRLLASKPFVALGSMAYSLYLWHWPLLIFWLAYSGRDHAGFLDGAIVLLVSGVLAWLTTRYVETPLRYKAPAPRQVNEVVVPWRTRMRRPTIVLGSIVTLLGVTLTATSFTWREHVTVERASGKELSGLSARDYPGARALINNAKVPKLPMRPTVLEAKDDVPESTHAGCISDFSNVDVINCTYGNKDAQRTIALAGGSHAEHWLTALDLLGRMHDFKVVTYLKMGCPLTTEQKPLVMGDNRPYPKCREWNEKVMPKLLADKPDYVFTTSTRPWNIKPGDVMPGFYVGIWQEFLDAGIDVLAMRDTPWLVRSNNKPFFPADCLADGGDAVSCGVKRAAVLSDDNPTLAFVKRFPNLKPLDMSDAVCRPDFCRVVEGNVLMYHDSHHLSATYMRTMTNELGRQLAAATGWW; encoded by the coding sequence ATGATGACCCTCGCTCCCTCCCGACCCGCGGCCCGCACCGGGTCCGCGCCGGCCGCCAAACCCAGATCGGGTACGCGCGACTCGGGCTTCTACCGACATGACCTCGACGGACTGCGCGGGGTCGCAATCGCCCTGGTAGCCGTTTTCCACGTCTGGTTCGGGCGGGTGTCCGGCGGCGTCGACGTCTTCCTGGCGCTGTCCGGCTTCTTCTTCGGCGGTCGGCTGCTGCGCGCGGCTCTGGACACCTCCACCGTGCTGCGCCCGGTACCCGAGGTGGTGCGACTGGTCCGCCGGCTGCTGCCCGCGCTGATCGTGGTGCTCGCCGCCGGGGCGGTGCTGACCATCCTCATCCAGCCCGAGACACGCTGGGAGACCTTCGCCGACCAGAGCCTGGCCAGCCTCGGCTACTACCAGAACTGGGAGCTGGCCAGCACCGCCTCCGACTATCTGCGCGCCGGTGAGACCGTCAGCCCGCTGCAGCACATCTGGTCCATGTCGGTGCAGGGCCAGTTCTACATCGCGCTGCTGGCGATCATCTTCGCGTTCGCCTATCTGCTGCGCAGACCGCTCGGCCGGCATCTGCGCTGGGTCTTCATCGTCGTGCTGACCGCGCTGACCGTCGCCTCGTTCGTGTACGCGATCATCGCGCACAACACCGATCAGGCCGTGGCGTACTACAACAGCTTCGCCCGTGCCTGGGAGCTGACCCTCGGCGCGCTGATCGGCGCCCTGGTCCCCTACGTGCGCTGGCCGATGTGGGTCCGCACCGTGGTTGCCACCGTCTCGCTGCTGGCCATCCTGCTGTGCGGCTGGTTCATCGACGGGGTGAACGAATTCCCCGGCCCGTGGACCCTGGTGCCCGTCGGTGCGACCGTGCTGTTCATCCTGTCCGCGGCCAACCGCGCCGCCGATCCCCACACCGGCGGGAAACTGCCCCTGCCCAACCGGTTGCTGGCCAGCAAGCCGTTCGTGGCGCTCGGATCGATGGCCTACTCGCTGTACCTGTGGCACTGGCCGCTGCTGATCTTCTGGCTGGCCTACAGCGGCCGCGACCATGCCGGCTTCCTCGACGGTGCGATCGTGCTGCTGGTGTCCGGGGTCCTGGCCTGGCTGACGACCCGCTACGTCGAAACCCCGCTGCGCTACAAGGCGCCGGCCCCGCGGCAGGTGAACGAGGTCGTCGTGCCGTGGCGTACCCGGATGCGCCGCCCGACCATCGTCCTCGGTTCGATCGTCACCCTGCTGGGTGTCACGCTCACCGCCACCTCGTTCACCTGGCGCGAGCACGTCACCGTCGAACGGGCCAGCGGTAAGGAACTGTCCGGCCTGTCGGCCCGCGACTACCCCGGCGCCCGGGCACTGATCAACAACGCCAAGGTGCCCAAACTGCCGATGCGGCCCACGGTGCTGGAGGCCAAGGACGACGTCCCGGAATCCACCCACGCCGGCTGCATCAGCGACTTCAGCAATGTCGACGTCATCAACTGCACCTACGGCAACAAGGACGCCCAACGCACGATTGCGCTGGCGGGCGGTTCGCACGCCGAGCACTGGCTCACCGCGCTGGACCTGCTGGGCCGGATGCACGACTTCAAGGTGGTCACCTACCTGAAGATGGGTTGCCCGTTGACCACCGAGCAGAAGCCGCTCGTGATGGGTGACAACCGGCCCTACCCGAAGTGCCGGGAGTGGAACGAAAAGGTGATGCCGAAGCTGTTGGCGGACAAGCCCGACTACGTCTTCACCACCTCGACCCGGCCGTGGAACATCAAGCCCGGCGATGTGATGCCGGGGTTCTATGTCGGTATCTGGCAAGAGTTCCTCGATGCCGGCATCGACGTGCTGGCCATGCGCGACACACCCTGGCTGGTGCGCAGCAACAACAAGCCCTTTTTCCCGGCCGACTGCCTGGCCGACGGCGGGGACGCCGTCTCCTGCGGGGTCAAGCGTGCTGCGGTACTGTCCGACGACAACCCGACCTTGGCCTTCGTGAAACGGTTCCCGAACCTGAAGCCACTCGATATGAGCGATGCGGTGTGCCGGCCCGACTTCTGTCGCGTAGTGGAGGGAAATGTGTTGATGTATCACGACTCTCACCACCTGTCGGCGACGTACATGCGCACCATGACCAACGAACTGGGTCGTCAGCTGGCAGCTGCCACCGGCTGGTGGTGA
- a CDS encoding adenosylmethionine--8-amino-7-oxononanoate transaminase translates to MPALTPSEISAIDAAHIWHPYSTIGAGALSPVVALGAKGAWLTVEHGGEPVEVLDAMSSWWTAVHGHGHPRLDAAITAQLATMNHVMFGGLTHEPAARLAQLLVQITPAGLETVFFSDSGSVSVEVAVKMALQYWRSRGRPAKHRLMTWLGGYHGDTFTPMSVCDPDGGMHSIWTDVLVRQVFAPQVPGGYDADYVAALEQQLAEHAEELAAVIVEPVVQGAGGMRFHDPRYLNDLRRMCDEHGVLLIFDEIATGFGRTGELFAADHAGVTPDIMCVGKALTGGYVTLAATLCTAHIAQTISAGEPGALMHGPTFMANALACAVSVAAVELLLEGDWRTRVRDIEAGLRAGLEPARTLPNVADVRVLGAIGVIEMREPVDMAVATETALRHGLWLRPFGRLVYAMPPFICTAEEVDQIGAGMVEVARALT, encoded by the coding sequence ATGCCTGCGTTGACGCCGTCGGAGATCAGCGCGATCGACGCCGCGCACATCTGGCACCCGTACAGCACCATCGGTGCCGGGGCATTGTCGCCGGTGGTGGCGCTGGGCGCCAAGGGCGCCTGGCTCACCGTCGAGCACGGCGGCGAACCCGTCGAGGTGCTCGACGCGATGAGCTCGTGGTGGACGGCGGTGCACGGGCACGGCCATCCCCGGCTGGACGCCGCGATCACGGCGCAGCTCGCCACCATGAACCACGTCATGTTCGGCGGCCTGACCCACGAGCCGGCGGCCCGGTTGGCGCAGCTGCTGGTGCAGATCACCCCGGCCGGCCTGGAGACGGTGTTCTTCAGCGATTCGGGATCGGTGTCGGTGGAGGTCGCGGTGAAGATGGCGCTGCAGTACTGGCGCAGCCGGGGCCGCCCGGCCAAACACCGATTGATGACGTGGCTCGGCGGCTACCACGGGGACACCTTCACCCCGATGAGCGTGTGTGACCCCGACGGTGGCATGCACTCGATCTGGACCGACGTGTTGGTGCGCCAGGTGTTCGCCCCGCAGGTCCCCGGCGGCTACGACGCCGACTACGTGGCGGCCCTGGAACAGCAGCTGGCCGAACACGCCGAGGAACTGGCCGCCGTGATCGTCGAGCCGGTGGTCCAGGGCGCCGGTGGCATGCGCTTCCACGACCCGCGCTATCTGAACGATCTGCGCCGGATGTGCGACGAGCACGGGGTGCTGCTGATCTTCGACGAGATCGCGACCGGTTTCGGGCGCACCGGTGAACTGTTCGCCGCCGACCATGCCGGCGTCACCCCCGACATCATGTGCGTCGGCAAGGCGCTCACCGGCGGGTACGTCACCCTTGCCGCCACCCTGTGCACCGCGCACATCGCGCAGACCATCAGCGCGGGGGAGCCCGGCGCGCTCATGCACGGCCCGACCTTCATGGCCAACGCACTGGCATGCGCGGTGTCGGTGGCCGCGGTCGAGCTGCTCCTGGAAGGGGATTGGCGGACCCGGGTCCGGGACATCGAAGCGGGGCTGCGGGCCGGGCTGGAGCCGGCCCGAACACTGCCGAACGTCGCCGACGTGCGGGTGCTCGGCGCCATCGGCGTCATCGAGATGCGCGAGCCCGTCGACATGGCGGTCGCCACCGAGACCGCGCTCCGACACGGGTTGTGGCTGCGGCCGTTCGGCAGGCTCGTCTACGCCATGCCACCGTTCATCTGCACCGCCGAGGAGGTCGACCAGATCGGTGCGGGCATGGTCGAGGTCGCGCGTGCATTAACCTGA